A genomic stretch from Georgenia muralis includes:
- a CDS encoding sulfurtransferase TusA family protein has product MSTHVLKTDGQVCPFPLVEAKATIAAIPIGDELVIDFDCTQATEAIPQWAADNGYPVTNFDRRGDASWTITVQKA; this is encoded by the coding sequence ATGAGCACCCACGTCCTGAAGACCGACGGCCAGGTCTGCCCGTTCCCCCTCGTCGAGGCCAAGGCCACCATCGCCGCCATCCCGATCGGCGACGAGCTGGTCATCGACTTCGACTGCACGCAGGCCACCGAGGCCATCCCGCAGTGGGCCGCGGACAACGGCTACCCGGTGACGAACTTCGACCGCCGGGGCGACGCGAGCTGGACCATCACCGTTCAGAAGGCCTAG
- a CDS encoding YeeE/YedE family protein — protein MLLTGLVLGAALGFVLQRGRFCVTGAFRDVFVARKTTWLTAFVLVIAVQAVGVAALEGLGVISPASDPLPLGAVVVGSLIFGYSIVLAAGCATGTVYRSGEGLVGSWIALIFYGASAGAMKYGVFADLTTWARSQTVSLTTIHETLGISSWFLVAGLLAATLYAVHRHLSVPRRPVATLPPRRTGVAHVLLEKRWHPFATALVISVIAIAAWPLSTATGREAGLGITTPAADIATYVVTADTELIDWAVFLLVGIVLGSFIAAKASGEFRIRVPDATTVLRSIAGGIGMGVGAALAGGCTIGAAMVATAQFSWEGWLAFGFMLLGTGLAAKVYIINPSRAAAGDRAPALTNA, from the coding sequence ATGCTCCTCACCGGCCTCGTCCTGGGCGCCGCGCTCGGGTTCGTCCTCCAGCGCGGGCGCTTCTGCGTCACCGGCGCGTTCCGTGACGTCTTCGTCGCCCGCAAGACCACCTGGCTCACCGCCTTCGTCCTCGTCATCGCCGTCCAGGCGGTCGGGGTGGCGGCGCTCGAGGGCCTCGGGGTCATCAGCCCCGCCTCCGACCCCCTCCCGCTGGGAGCCGTGGTCGTGGGCTCGCTCATCTTCGGCTACTCCATCGTCCTGGCGGCCGGGTGCGCCACCGGCACCGTCTACCGCTCGGGGGAGGGCCTCGTCGGGTCCTGGATCGCCCTGATCTTCTACGGCGCCTCCGCCGGCGCCATGAAGTACGGCGTCTTCGCCGACCTCACCACCTGGGCGCGATCCCAGACCGTAAGCCTCACCACGATCCACGAGACGCTCGGGATCTCCTCGTGGTTCCTCGTGGCCGGGCTGCTCGCCGCGACCCTCTACGCCGTCCACCGGCACCTGTCCGTGCCGCGCCGGCCGGTCGCCACCCTCCCACCGCGCCGCACCGGGGTCGCGCACGTGCTCCTGGAGAAGCGCTGGCACCCGTTCGCCACCGCCCTCGTCATCAGCGTCATCGCGATCGCCGCCTGGCCGCTGTCCACCGCCACGGGGCGCGAGGCCGGCCTGGGCATCACCACGCCCGCCGCGGACATCGCCACCTACGTCGTCACGGCCGACACCGAGCTCATCGACTGGGCGGTCTTCCTCCTCGTCGGGATCGTCCTCGGCTCCTTCATCGCCGCGAAGGCCTCCGGGGAGTTCCGGATCCGGGTTCCCGACGCCACCACCGTGCTGCGCTCGATCGCCGGCGGCATCGGGATGGGCGTCGGCGCCGCCCTGGCGGGCGGCTGCACCATCGGTGCCGCCATGGTCGCCACCGCCCAGTTCTCCTGGGAGGGGTGGCTGGCCTTCGGATTCATGCTGCTGGGCACCGGCCTCGCCGCGAAGGTCTACATCATCAACCCCTCCCGCGCCGCCGCCGGCGACCGGGCCCCCGCCCTCACCAACGCCTGA
- a CDS encoding proteasome assembly chaperone family protein, which produces MTSSHDAERDDAAGGHDLPPAILLAAFEGWNDAGGAATQALEVIAEAWDAEVVHELDPQDFHDFQVNRPQVSTDEEGNRLLTWPETTISVVTTPLAGRKVVLVQGVEPSFHWRDYCDEILDVATELEVGTVVGVGALLADVPHSRPIPVQTSSNDPQVQALLGVEGSDYEGPSGIVGVLGHYATERDLHTLSVWAAVPHYVAQPPSPKATLAILVKLEELVGEPLPVGELAEDARAWQAGVDELAGQDPDVAEYIQQLEQVKDTAELPEASGEAIAREFERYLRRRDTGKGDKGGPPAPGGR; this is translated from the coding sequence ATGACCAGCAGCCATGACGCGGAGCGGGACGACGCCGCCGGTGGGCACGACCTGCCCCCCGCCATCCTCCTGGCCGCGTTCGAGGGCTGGAACGACGCCGGCGGTGCCGCCACCCAGGCGCTGGAGGTCATCGCCGAGGCGTGGGACGCCGAGGTCGTCCACGAGCTCGACCCGCAGGACTTCCACGACTTCCAGGTCAACCGGCCCCAGGTGAGCACCGACGAGGAGGGCAACCGCCTCCTCACCTGGCCCGAGACGACGATCTCGGTCGTCACGACCCCGCTGGCGGGTCGAAAGGTCGTCCTCGTCCAGGGCGTCGAGCCGTCCTTCCACTGGCGCGACTACTGCGACGAGATCCTCGACGTCGCCACCGAGCTCGAGGTCGGCACCGTCGTCGGGGTCGGTGCGCTGCTCGCCGACGTCCCCCACTCGCGGCCCATCCCGGTCCAGACCTCCTCCAACGACCCCCAGGTCCAGGCCCTCCTCGGGGTGGAGGGCTCGGACTACGAGGGCCCCTCGGGCATCGTCGGCGTGCTCGGGCACTACGCCACCGAGCGGGACCTGCACACCCTCAGCGTGTGGGCGGCGGTGCCGCACTACGTCGCGCAGCCGCCCTCGCCGAAGGCGACCCTGGCGATCCTCGTCAAGCTCGAGGAGCTCGTCGGCGAGCCGCTGCCGGTGGGCGAGCTGGCCGAGGACGCCCGCGCGTGGCAGGCGGGGGTGGACGAGCTGGCGGGTCAGGACCCCGACGTCGCGGAGTACATCCAGCAGCTCGAGCAGGTCAAGGACACCGCCGAGCTGCCCGAGGCCAGCGGTGAGGCCATCGCCCGGGAGTTCGAGCGGTACCTGCGCCGCCGCGACACGGGCAAGGGCGACAAGGGCGGGCCGCCCGCACCGGGCGGGCGCTGA
- a CDS encoding HAD family hydrolase → MTSSPSLPAAVLLDMDGTLVDTEPYWLATEHEVVERHGSTWSHEQGLKLVGQDLRTAARIILDETGLAGEPDDLVAELVAGVVERMRREGTPWRPGAQAFLALMAGAGVPCALVTMSYAEVTTAVVEGSPAGTFATVVSGDQVTHGKPHPEPYLTAASRLGVDVRRCVAIEDSPVGASSALAAGARTIAVPLMVDVAARPGLSRLRSLERLDLDLLGRILDGEDVDEVVATRA, encoded by the coding sequence ATGACGTCCAGCCCCTCCCTGCCCGCCGCCGTCCTGCTCGACATGGACGGCACCCTCGTCGACACCGAGCCCTACTGGCTCGCCACCGAGCACGAGGTGGTCGAGCGGCACGGCTCCACCTGGTCGCACGAGCAGGGGCTCAAGCTCGTGGGGCAGGACCTGCGCACGGCCGCCCGGATCATCCTCGACGAGACCGGGCTCGCCGGGGAGCCCGACGACCTGGTGGCCGAGCTGGTCGCCGGCGTTGTGGAGCGCATGCGGCGCGAGGGCACCCCGTGGCGGCCCGGGGCCCAGGCGTTCCTCGCGCTCATGGCCGGCGCCGGCGTGCCCTGTGCGCTGGTCACGATGTCCTACGCCGAGGTCACCACCGCCGTCGTCGAGGGATCGCCCGCGGGGACGTTCGCCACCGTCGTCTCCGGCGACCAGGTCACCCACGGCAAGCCGCACCCCGAGCCCTACCTCACGGCCGCGAGCCGCCTCGGGGTGGACGTGCGCCGGTGCGTCGCGATCGAGGACTCCCCGGTGGGGGCGAGCTCGGCCCTGGCCGCCGGTGCGCGGACGATCGCCGTGCCGCTCATGGTCGACGTCGCCGCCCGGCCGGGCCTGAGCCGGCTGCGCTCCCTCGAGCGCCTCGACCTGGACCTGCTCGGACGGATCCTCGACGGCGAGGACGTCGACGAGGTGGTCGCCACCCGCGCGTGA
- a CDS encoding RecB family exonuclease — MTIETATVPLTAADPLTAADPLPPGAGGEGRRRAALSPSRAKDFNQCPLLFRFRTVDRLPEPPSPAAVKGSLVHAVLEHLFDLPAAGRTEAAAQELLDPQWTALRAGRPEVTEMFTGPEDLAAWLAQARSLLTQYFRMENPRRLEPAERELLVETELASGVLLRGYVDRLDVAPDGAVRVVDYKTGRSPNPRFVEEALFQMRFYGLMLWRLNGTVPARLQLVYLGDGRTLTHDPHEAELLAVERMLDELWSTIAATARSGDFQPRRSRLCDWCSHQARCPLFGGEQPPLPEEGLAHLLTVQAG; from the coding sequence ATGACGATCGAGACCGCGACCGTGCCGCTCACCGCGGCCGACCCGCTCACCGCGGCCGACCCGCTGCCGCCCGGGGCGGGCGGGGAGGGCCGCCGCCGCGCGGCCCTGTCGCCCTCCCGGGCCAAGGACTTCAACCAGTGCCCGCTCCTCTTCCGCTTCCGCACGGTGGACCGGCTCCCGGAGCCGCCCAGCCCGGCGGCCGTCAAGGGCTCCCTCGTCCACGCGGTTCTCGAGCACCTCTTCGACCTGCCCGCGGCCGGGCGCACCGAGGCCGCAGCCCAGGAGCTGCTCGACCCGCAGTGGACGGCGCTGCGCGCCGGCCGGCCCGAGGTCACCGAGATGTTCACCGGGCCGGAGGACCTCGCGGCGTGGCTGGCCCAGGCCCGCAGCCTCCTCACGCAGTACTTCCGGATGGAGAACCCGCGGCGGCTCGAGCCCGCGGAGCGGGAGCTGCTCGTCGAGACCGAGCTCGCCTCCGGGGTGCTGCTGCGTGGGTACGTCGACCGCCTCGACGTGGCCCCCGACGGCGCGGTGCGGGTGGTCGACTACAAGACCGGCCGCTCGCCGAACCCCCGCTTCGTCGAGGAGGCGCTGTTCCAGATGCGGTTCTACGGCCTCATGCTGTGGCGCCTCAACGGGACGGTCCCCGCCCGGCTCCAGCTCGTCTACCTCGGGGACGGCCGCACCCTGACCCACGACCCGCACGAGGCGGAGCTCCTCGCCGTCGAGCGCATGCTCGACGAGCTGTGGTCGACGATCGCGGCGACCGCCCGCTCCGGCGACTTCCAGCCGCGGCGCTCGCGCCTGTGCGACTGGTGCAGCCACCAGGCCCGCTGCCCGCTCTTCGGCGGCGAGCAGCCCCCGCTGCCCGAGGAGGGGCTCGCGCACCTGCTCACCGTCCAGGCCGGCTGA
- a CDS encoding site-2 protease family protein, producing the protein MSQQRGARRTSGWVIGRVAGVPVVLSPSWLLVAGLILLIYFPFVQRVLGGADAVTIALTTLGFVVVLFVSVLLHELAHGMTAARYGSPAREYVVTFWGGHTAFDRDLSSPGASAVVSAAGPAANLVLAAAAWAATRADLPTPLWIVLWGATITNALVAGFNLLPGLPLDGGRVLEALVWKVTGRRYPGTVAAAWGGRVVAGGLAVWALGVPLLQGRSPDLTTIIWVALLASVLWSGASQALASAKVHRAAEGLDLRPLARPVLLVPAGTAVAELDVRAPETREADGPTVVLMRGEVPVAVVDVEALAAIPPQHRASTPLDAVARTLYREMVVGHVTGPEAVAAVARAQRHTSEVLLTQDRQVLGMVRVADVARALGRPA; encoded by the coding sequence GTGAGTCAACAGCGCGGTGCCCGCCGCACCTCCGGGTGGGTGATCGGCCGGGTGGCCGGCGTGCCCGTGGTCCTGTCCCCGTCCTGGCTGCTCGTCGCCGGCCTCATCCTCCTCATCTACTTCCCCTTCGTGCAGCGCGTCCTCGGCGGCGCGGACGCCGTGACCATCGCCCTGACCACCCTCGGCTTCGTCGTCGTGCTGTTCGTCTCGGTCCTCCTCCACGAGCTCGCCCACGGCATGACGGCCGCGCGGTACGGCTCCCCGGCCCGGGAGTACGTGGTCACCTTCTGGGGCGGGCACACCGCGTTCGACCGCGACCTCTCCTCGCCCGGCGCCTCGGCGGTGGTCTCCGCCGCGGGCCCGGCGGCGAACCTCGTCCTCGCCGCGGCCGCCTGGGCCGCGACCCGGGCGGACCTGCCCACGCCGCTGTGGATCGTCCTGTGGGGCGCGACGATCACCAACGCCCTCGTCGCCGGGTTCAACCTCCTGCCGGGGCTGCCCCTCGACGGCGGCCGTGTCCTCGAGGCGCTGGTGTGGAAGGTCACGGGGCGCCGCTACCCCGGCACGGTCGCCGCGGCGTGGGGCGGGCGCGTCGTCGCCGGGGGGCTGGCGGTGTGGGCGCTGGGCGTCCCGCTGCTCCAGGGCCGCAGCCCCGACCTCACCACCATCATCTGGGTGGCGCTGCTCGCCTCGGTCCTGTGGAGCGGCGCGAGCCAGGCCCTGGCGTCGGCCAAGGTGCACCGGGCGGCCGAGGGGCTCGACCTGCGCCCCCTCGCCCGGCCCGTACTCCTCGTCCCGGCCGGCACCGCCGTCGCCGAGCTCGACGTGCGCGCCCCCGAGACGCGTGAGGCCGACGGACCGACCGTGGTGCTCATGCGCGGGGAGGTGCCGGTCGCCGTCGTCGACGTCGAGGCACTCGCGGCGATCCCCCCGCAGCACCGGGCCTCGACGCCGCTCGACGCCGTCGCCCGGACGCTCTACCGCGAGATGGTGGTCGGGCACGTCACCGGGCCGGAGGCGGTCGCCGCGGTCGCGCGCGCGCAGCGGCACACCAGCGAGGTCCTCCTCACCCAGGACCGTCAGGTCCTCGGCATGGTGCGGGTCGCCGACGTCGCCCGCGCGCTCGGCCGGCCCGCCTGA
- a CDS encoding tRNA (adenine-N1)-methyltransferase — translation MTNEPPTPPALDDAPGVADPQDDADLPGGPARRRGPLRAGERVQITDTKGRLYTVVLTHDGFFQSQRGSFRHSELIGRPDGSVVTTATGHQVLALRPLLSDYVLSMPRGAAVVYPKDAGQIVQMGDIFPGARVVEAGVGSGGLSMSLLSAVGERGHLLSVERREDFADIAVGNVESWFGGPHPAWEVRAGDLADVLPGAVEPGSVDRIVLDMLAPWDNLAVAADALAPGGVLIAYVATTTQLSRFVEDARTSEQFTEPRAWESMVRTWHLEGLSVRPDHRMIGHTGFLVTTRRLAPGTTPPQRTRRPAKGAYAPDGEWAPEDVGERSISDKKVRRVRRDIHRRSVMEETGMASQPGPATTTEPAGPATTTEPAGPVTTTEPAGPATTTEQVGPGGTAAPVGPARSAATLATPEEPDDRA, via the coding sequence GTGACCAACGAGCCCCCCACGCCCCCCGCCCTCGACGACGCTCCGGGCGTCGCGGACCCGCAGGACGACGCCGACCTGCCGGGCGGTCCCGCCCGGCGCCGGGGTCCGCTGCGGGCCGGCGAGCGGGTCCAGATCACCGACACCAAGGGCCGGCTGTACACGGTCGTCCTCACCCACGACGGCTTCTTCCAGAGCCAGCGCGGCTCCTTCCGGCACAGCGAGCTCATCGGCCGCCCGGACGGCTCGGTCGTCACCACCGCCACCGGGCACCAGGTCCTCGCGCTGCGCCCGCTGCTCAGCGACTACGTCCTGTCCATGCCCCGCGGCGCGGCCGTCGTCTACCCCAAGGACGCCGGCCAGATCGTCCAGATGGGCGACATCTTCCCCGGCGCCCGCGTGGTCGAGGCCGGCGTCGGCTCCGGCGGGCTGAGCATGAGCCTGCTCTCGGCGGTGGGGGAGCGCGGCCACCTCCTCTCGGTCGAGCGGCGCGAGGACTTCGCCGACATCGCCGTCGGCAACGTCGAGTCCTGGTTCGGCGGGCCGCACCCGGCGTGGGAGGTCCGCGCCGGCGACCTCGCCGACGTCCTGCCGGGCGCCGTCGAGCCCGGCTCGGTGGACCGGATCGTCCTGGACATGCTCGCCCCGTGGGACAACCTCGCCGTCGCCGCGGACGCCCTGGCGCCGGGCGGGGTGCTCATCGCCTACGTCGCCACCACCACCCAGCTGAGCCGGTTCGTCGAGGACGCCCGCACGAGCGAGCAGTTCACCGAGCCGCGCGCGTGGGAGTCGATGGTGCGCACCTGGCACCTCGAGGGCCTGTCCGTGCGCCCCGACCACCGGATGATCGGGCACACCGGGTTCCTCGTCACCACCCGGCGCCTGGCCCCGGGCACCACCCCGCCCCAGCGCACCCGCCGGCCCGCCAAGGGCGCCTACGCCCCCGACGGCGAGTGGGCGCCCGAGGACGTCGGCGAGCGGTCGATCTCGGACAAGAAGGTCCGCCGGGTCCGCCGCGACATCCACCGGCGCAGCGTCATGGAGGAGACCGGCATGGCCTCTCAGCCCGGTCCGGCCACGACCACGGAGCCGGCGGGTCCGGCCACGACCACCGAGCCGGCGGGTCCGGTCACCACCACCGAGCCCGCGGGTCCGGCCACGACCACCGAGCAGGTAGGCCCCGGCGGGACCGCCGCACCGGTCGGGCCCGCCCGGAGCGCCGCGACCCTGGCCACCCCCGAGGAGCCTGACGACCGCGCCTGA
- the arc gene encoding proteasome ATPase, whose amino-acid sequence MAQADRFGEARARELEQQAISLASKNERLAEALDAARQRLVQLQDQLDNVSKPPGSYGTFLAGHLEEREADVFVGGRKMRVAVSAAVPLGALHPGQEVRLNEQLLLIAAGPYETTGELVTVKEVLDGDRVLVLARSDDERVMRLAGPLLGVHLRVGDALTADMRTNFVTERVVRSEVEELLLEETPDTQYSDIGGLGPQIEQIRDTVELPFLHPELYREHGLKPPKGVLLYGPPGCGKTLIAKAVATSLAGTADRRREERGEERVGAARSYFLNIKGPELLNKYVGETERQIRVIFARAREKAVQGIPVVIFFDEMESLFRTRGTGVSSDVETTIVPQLLSEIDGVEKLENVIVIGASNREDMIDPAILRPGRLDVKIKIERPDADGATEIFAKYLTTDLPLHPAELDRHDGDAAAAVAAMTDAAVTALFGTGPENEFLEVTYASGEKEVLHFKDFASGAMIANIVDRAKKRAIKDLLATGERGLRTEHLLGALSAEMRENEDLPNTTNPDEWARVSGKKGERITFIRTLGAGRSLPAPDEGRGVHDLPVHHGGSGTTVGDVHGAAADHLGARDVDTITPTGGYL is encoded by the coding sequence ATGGCACAGGCGGACCGGTTCGGGGAGGCCCGGGCCCGGGAGCTCGAGCAGCAGGCGATCTCGCTGGCGTCGAAGAACGAGCGGCTCGCCGAGGCTCTCGACGCCGCCCGCCAGCGGCTCGTCCAGCTCCAGGACCAGCTCGACAACGTCTCGAAGCCGCCCGGCTCGTACGGCACGTTCCTCGCCGGGCACCTCGAGGAGCGCGAGGCCGACGTCTTCGTCGGCGGCCGTAAGATGCGCGTCGCCGTCTCCGCCGCGGTCCCCCTCGGCGCCCTGCACCCGGGGCAGGAGGTCCGCCTCAACGAGCAGCTCCTCCTCATCGCCGCCGGGCCGTACGAGACCACCGGCGAGCTGGTCACGGTCAAGGAGGTCCTCGACGGCGACCGTGTCCTGGTCCTCGCCCGCAGCGACGACGAGCGCGTCATGCGCCTGGCCGGCCCGCTCCTCGGGGTGCACCTGCGCGTCGGGGACGCCCTCACCGCCGACATGCGCACGAACTTCGTCACCGAGCGGGTGGTGCGCTCCGAGGTCGAGGAGCTCCTCCTCGAGGAGACGCCCGACACCCAGTACTCCGACATCGGCGGCCTCGGCCCGCAGATCGAGCAGATCCGCGACACCGTCGAGCTGCCCTTCCTCCACCCCGAGCTCTACCGCGAGCACGGCCTCAAGCCGCCCAAGGGCGTCCTGCTCTACGGCCCGCCCGGGTGCGGCAAGACCCTCATCGCCAAGGCGGTGGCGACCTCGCTCGCCGGCACCGCCGACCGGCGGCGGGAGGAGCGCGGCGAGGAGCGGGTCGGCGCGGCCCGCAGCTACTTCCTCAACATCAAGGGCCCCGAGCTCCTCAACAAGTACGTCGGCGAGACGGAGCGGCAGATCCGGGTCATCTTCGCCCGCGCCCGGGAGAAGGCCGTCCAGGGCATCCCCGTCGTCATCTTCTTCGACGAGATGGAGTCCCTGTTCCGCACCCGCGGGACCGGCGTCTCCTCCGACGTCGAGACGACGATCGTCCCGCAGCTGCTCAGCGAGATCGACGGCGTCGAGAAGCTCGAGAACGTCATCGTCATCGGTGCCTCCAACCGCGAGGACATGATCGACCCGGCCATCCTGCGGCCGGGCCGCCTGGACGTGAAGATCAAGATCGAGCGCCCCGACGCCGACGGCGCGACGGAGATCTTCGCCAAGTACCTCACCACCGACCTGCCCCTGCACCCCGCCGAGCTCGACCGTCACGACGGCGACGCGGCCGCCGCCGTCGCCGCGATGACCGACGCCGCCGTGACCGCCCTCTTCGGCACCGGGCCGGAGAACGAGTTCCTCGAGGTCACCTACGCCAGCGGCGAGAAGGAGGTCCTGCACTTCAAGGACTTCGCCTCGGGCGCGATGATCGCCAACATCGTCGACCGCGCCAAGAAGCGGGCCATCAAGGACCTCCTCGCCACCGGCGAGCGCGGCCTGCGCACCGAGCACCTCCTCGGCGCGCTGTCGGCCGAGATGCGCGAGAACGAGGACCTGCCCAACACCACCAACCCCGACGAGTGGGCGCGGGTCAGCGGCAAGAAGGGCGAGCGGATCACGTTCATCCGCACCCTCGGCGCCGGGAGGTCCCTGCCCGCGCCGGACGAGGGGAGGGGCGTCCACGACCTCCCGGTCCACCACGGCGGGTCCGGCACCACCGTGGGCGACGTCCACGGCGCGGCCGCGGACCACCTCGGTGCCCGCGACGTCGACACCATCACGCCCACCGGCGGCTACCTGTAG
- the dop gene encoding depupylase/deamidase Dop, which produces MSVHRPMGIETEYGLLEHGNPGANPMVLSAHVVAAYAGSALRGRTVRWDYAGEDPLADARGFRLDRASARPSQLTDDPDAPAPAEDGDGEDARQVGGVGAREGDGAVRTTRLRRPSAAELALPTANNAVLTNGARLYVDHAHPEYSSPEVTNPLDAVRWDRAGELVMRGAMDALHATALAPDVVLYKNNVDGKGAAYGTHENYLVERSVNFGDIIRYLTPFFVTRPIFCGAGRVGLGQRSERPGFQISQRADYVENDVGLETTFNRPIINTRDEPHADAERYRRLHVIGGDANLFDVSTYLKVGTTALLLWLLENDAVPLQLDALMIANPVGETWAVSHDTSLTHRLTMSDGSEMTALEIQRVYLDVVADAVRRAAPPAGVDAATADVLERWAGVLDRLATDPATAAAEVEWLGKLQLLERMRERENLPWDHPKIQALDLQWSDLRPERSIVARLAAAGRVERLVTDAEVLAAERTPPTDTRAWFRGQVVERYPGQVAGASWESVVLDVPGAEHLVRVPMTDPLRGTRAHVGALLEGAETAAELLEALTGARPAAGRGATP; this is translated from the coding sequence ATGAGCGTGCACCGCCCCATGGGCATCGAGACCGAGTACGGGCTCCTCGAGCACGGCAACCCCGGCGCCAACCCGATGGTGCTGTCCGCCCACGTCGTCGCCGCGTACGCGGGGTCCGCGCTGCGCGGGCGCACCGTCCGCTGGGACTACGCCGGGGAGGACCCGCTCGCCGACGCGCGCGGGTTCCGCCTGGACCGGGCCAGCGCCCGGCCCTCCCAGCTCACCGACGACCCGGACGCGCCCGCGCCGGCGGAGGACGGCGACGGCGAGGACGCCCGCCAGGTCGGTGGCGTGGGCGCCCGCGAGGGCGACGGCGCCGTGCGCACCACCCGCCTGCGCCGCCCCAGCGCCGCCGAGCTCGCCCTGCCCACGGCCAACAACGCCGTGCTCACCAACGGGGCCCGGCTCTACGTCGACCACGCCCACCCCGAGTACTCCAGCCCCGAGGTGACCAACCCCCTCGACGCCGTGCGCTGGGACCGCGCCGGCGAGCTCGTCATGCGCGGGGCGATGGACGCCCTCCACGCCACGGCGCTCGCCCCGGACGTCGTCCTGTACAAGAACAACGTCGACGGCAAGGGCGCCGCCTACGGCACCCACGAGAACTACCTCGTCGAGCGGTCGGTGAACTTCGGCGACATCATCCGCTACCTCACCCCGTTCTTCGTCACCCGGCCGATCTTCTGCGGGGCGGGCCGGGTCGGCCTGGGCCAGCGCAGCGAGCGGCCCGGCTTCCAGATCTCCCAGCGCGCCGACTACGTCGAGAACGACGTGGGCCTGGAGACGACGTTCAACCGCCCGATCATCAACACCCGCGACGAGCCCCACGCCGACGCCGAGCGCTACCGGCGCCTGCACGTCATCGGCGGCGACGCCAACCTCTTCGATGTCTCCACCTACCTCAAGGTCGGCACCACCGCCCTGCTGCTGTGGCTGCTGGAGAACGACGCCGTCCCGCTGCAGCTCGACGCCCTCATGATCGCCAACCCGGTGGGGGAGACGTGGGCGGTCAGCCACGACACGTCCCTGACCCACCGGCTGACCATGAGCGACGGCAGCGAGATGACCGCCCTGGAGATCCAGCGCGTCTACCTCGACGTCGTCGCCGACGCCGTGCGCCGGGCCGCGCCGCCCGCCGGGGTCGACGCCGCCACCGCCGACGTGCTCGAGCGGTGGGCCGGTGTGCTGGACCGCCTGGCCACCGACCCCGCCACGGCCGCCGCGGAGGTGGAGTGGTTGGGCAAGCTCCAGCTCCTCGAGCGCATGCGCGAGCGGGAGAACCTCCCGTGGGACCACCCCAAGATCCAGGCGCTGGACCTGCAGTGGTCGGACCTGCGGCCCGAGCGCTCCATCGTCGCCCGCCTGGCGGCCGCCGGGCGCGTCGAGCGGCTGGTCACCGACGCCGAGGTCCTCGCCGCCGAGCGCACCCCGCCCACCGACACCCGGGCCTGGTTCCGCGGGCAGGTCGTCGAGCGCTACCCCGGCCAGGTCGCCGGGGCGAGTTGGGAGTCGGTAGTCCTGGACGTCCCCGGCGCCGAGCACCTCGTGCGCGTGCCCATGACCGACCCGCTGCGCGGCACCCGCGCCCACGTCGGCGCCCTCCTCGAGGGCGCGGAGACCGCCGCGGAGCTGCTCGAGGCTCTCACGGGCGCGCGCCCAGCCGCCGGGCGCGGCGCCACGCCGTAA
- a CDS encoding ubiquitin-like protein Pup has protein sequence MAQQEQRRTTRRDEPDPVDPPVAAAAQTRVQEVDSLLDEIDSVLEANAETFVQGFVQKGGQ, from the coding sequence ATGGCACAGCAGGAGCAGCGCCGCACCACCCGGCGGGACGAGCCGGACCCCGTCGACCCGCCTGTCGCGGCCGCGGCGCAGACCCGGGTCCAGGAGGTCGACAGCCTCCTCGACGAGATCGACTCCGTCCTGGAGGCCAACGCCGAGACCTTCGTGCAGGGTTTCGTGCAGAAGGGCGGCCAGTGA